From Ignatzschineria sp. RMDPL8A, a single genomic window includes:
- the modB gene encoding molybdate ABC transporter permease subunit: protein MFSLSPYEWEVIRLSLKIGVVAIIFSLPLGIVTAWILARYNFYGKSLVDGIINLPLVLPPVVIGYLLLVTMGKNGYVGKWLDQLFGFSFSFNWKGAALASAVVSFPLLVRSIRLSFESINQNLEFAARSLGASFLKSFFTITLPLAIPGIISGVVLAFARSLGEFGATITFVSNIPGETRTLPLAMYTLIQIPNREADTMRLCVIAIIISLGALLISEWLNRSHRRRLGETR, encoded by the coding sequence ATGTTTAGTTTAAGTCCGTATGAATGGGAAGTGATCCGGCTCAGCCTAAAAATTGGCGTTGTGGCCATCATCTTTAGCCTACCGCTTGGCATTGTGACCGCGTGGATTTTAGCGCGCTATAATTTTTATGGTAAATCGCTCGTTGATGGCATTATTAACCTGCCGCTCGTGCTTCCGCCGGTGGTAATTGGGTATCTTTTATTAGTGACAATGGGGAAAAATGGCTACGTCGGGAAATGGCTCGATCAGCTTTTTGGGTTTTCCTTTAGTTTTAATTGGAAGGGAGCGGCGCTTGCCTCGGCGGTGGTCTCATTTCCGCTTCTGGTGCGTTCGATTCGCTTAAGTTTTGAATCGATCAATCAAAATCTCGAGTTTGCCGCGCGCTCACTTGGGGCGAGTTTCTTAAAGAGCTTTTTTACCATCACGTTGCCCCTTGCGATCCCGGGAATTATCTCAGGGGTGGTGCTTGCCTTTGCCCGCTCACTTGGCGAATTTGGCGCGACCATCACCTTTGTCTCTAATATTCCCGGCGAAACCCGTACCCTTCCGCTTGCGATGTATACGCTGATTCAAATCCCGAACCGTGAAGCCGATACCATGCGCCTTTGCGTGATTGCGATTATTATTTCACTCGGCGCACTACTCATTTCTGAGTGGCTCAATCGCTCCCACCGCCGCCGTTTAGGAGAAACACGATGA
- a CDS encoding ATP-binding cassette domain-containing protein, producing the protein MIELSISHPLKHFAFSADLQFEAKGAISIFGKSGCGKTTLLNFIAGKQKPKKGRIIVREHTLLDTEKRINLPPHKRNIGYVFQEATLFPHYSVMGNLKYGMKQKEMGKIEAIADLLDISHLLNERVAHLSGGEKQRIAIGRALLREPQILLMDEPLAALDAVRKEEILQYLERIIDSTGIPILYVTHNAKEAHRLSTQFIHVVDGIATLKPIKELPIPTV; encoded by the coding sequence ATGATCGAACTCTCAATCTCACATCCGTTAAAACATTTCGCCTTTAGTGCCGATCTTCAGTTTGAGGCCAAAGGGGCGATCTCCATCTTCGGGAAATCAGGCTGCGGTAAAACGACGCTACTCAACTTTATTGCCGGCAAACAAAAGCCGAAAAAGGGACGCATTATTGTGCGCGAGCATACACTTCTCGATACCGAAAAACGCATCAATCTGCCACCGCACAAACGCAATATTGGCTATGTATTCCAAGAGGCGACGCTCTTCCCCCACTATTCGGTGATGGGAAATCTCAAATATGGCATGAAGCAAAAAGAGATGGGGAAAATTGAAGCAATTGCCGATCTCCTTGATATTTCGCATCTGTTAAATGAGCGCGTTGCACACCTATCAGGCGGGGAAAAACAGCGGATCGCGATTGGCCGTGCCCTGCTCCGTGAACCGCAAATTTTGCTGATGGATGAGCCGCTTGCGGCCCTTGACGCGGTACGTAAAGAGGAGATTTTGCAATATCTTGAGCGCATTATCGATTCCACCGGGATTCCGATTCTCTATGTAACCCATAACGCCAAAGAGGCCCACCGTTTATCGACGCAATTTATCCATGTCGTTGACGGAATTGCGACGCTAAAACCGATCAAAGAGTTGCCAATTCCGACGGTTTAA
- the anmK gene encoding anhydro-N-acetylmuramic acid kinase AnmK, protein MSNKARKLAIGLMSGTSLDGIDAALVSIEGAGVTTQCELLHFYAYPMPNEVREAIVRVSHPDTAKIDEICSLNTELGYLYQTAVEALLMEASQKKIISPTEPIDFIASHGQTIYHQPNATKPFVPSTLQIGDPSPLAYHFKTAVVFNFRMMDLVAGGEGAPLVPYTEYLLYRSETKSRLLQNIGGIGNVTILPKDCAMSEVTAFDTGPGNMMINAAMMQLFNQPYDHNGEHGRKGRLIEALFAELKADPYLEMIPPKSTGREHYGENRVAKLCERYRRLSQSDQTQYEYDLIHTLTRFTAYTIAESYRRFIFPTCKVDEIIVGGGGAYNPLLMAMIRAELPEYSVLTQEDLGISSDAKEAIAFAILGNETLHGLASNMPGSTGARERVILGQIIPNPWPRNEGR, encoded by the coding sequence ATGAGTAACAAAGCACGTAAACTTGCAATTGGGCTTATGTCCGGCACATCGCTCGATGGGATTGATGCGGCGCTCGTCTCAATTGAAGGCGCGGGCGTTACCACTCAATGCGAGCTACTCCACTTTTATGCCTATCCGATGCCTAATGAGGTGCGTGAGGCGATTGTGCGCGTTAGCCATCCCGATACGGCAAAAATTGATGAGATTTGTTCACTCAATACCGAGCTCGGGTATCTCTACCAAACGGCGGTGGAGGCGTTACTCATGGAAGCCTCTCAAAAGAAAATTATCTCGCCCACCGAGCCAATCGATTTTATCGCAAGCCATGGGCAGACGATCTATCATCAGCCAAATGCAACGAAACCCTTTGTGCCTTCAACGCTGCAAATTGGCGATCCATCGCCACTGGCGTACCACTTTAAAACGGCGGTGGTATTTAATTTTCGCATGATGGATTTAGTGGCGGGCGGTGAAGGCGCGCCACTAGTGCCCTATACGGAATATCTGCTCTATCGCTCTGAGACAAAAAGCCGTCTACTGCAAAATATTGGCGGGATTGGCAATGTGACGATTCTTCCCAAAGACTGCGCGATGAGTGAGGTCACTGCTTTTGATACTGGCCCTGGGAATATGATGATTAATGCGGCGATGATGCAGTTATTTAATCAGCCGTACGATCATAATGGGGAGCATGGCAGAAAGGGGCGTTTGATCGAGGCACTGTTTGCTGAGTTAAAAGCCGATCCTTACCTTGAGATGATTCCACCTAAATCAACAGGGCGCGAGCATTATGGAGAAAACCGCGTTGCAAAGCTTTGTGAGCGTTATCGCCGCTTGAGCCAATCGGATCAAACGCAATATGAATATGATCTTATCCATACTTTAACCCGATTTACCGCTTATACCATTGCAGAGAGTTATCGCCGTTTTATCTTTCCAACGTGCAAAGTGGATGAAATTATTGTGGGCGGGGGCGGGGCATATAATCCGTTGCTGATGGCGATGATTCGGGCGGAGCTTCCGGAATATTCGGTATTAACGCAAGAGGATTTAGGGATTTCAAGCGATGCGAAAGAGGCGATCGCTTTTGCCATTTTAGGCAATGAAACACTTCATGGCCTCGCGAGCAATATGCCCGGCAGTACCGGAGCGCGCGAGCGGGTGATCTTGGGGCAAATTATTCCAAATCCCTGGCCCCGGAATGAAGGGCGTTAA
- the murQ gene encoding N-acetylmuramic acid 6-phosphate etherase, translated as MPDLSKLTTENRNPRTTAIDALDTRSLVALINSEDRAVIEAIHAEVDAIAAAIDLAYSRVKAGGRLIYMGAGTSGRLGVLDASECLPTFGVGEESVIGMIAGGDRALRHPVEAAEDNQTAAREDLDRINFNSGDVICAISSSGRTPYCIGALEYAAEKGAATIAIACVKGSAIGKKADVAIEAVVGPEVITGSTRMKAGSAQKMILNMLSSGIMIKWGKVYQNWMVDVRATNQKLIERSRQMIMAATGCDYFRATVLLEESGEHVKTAIVMEFLGVDREGAQAALKAHEGRIHAVLSAYGKTQNGNEREEQHTDE; from the coding sequence ATGCCTGATTTAAGTAAATTAACGACGGAAAATCGCAATCCTCGCACCACAGCGATTGACGCGCTCGATACTCGTTCATTGGTGGCTTTAATTAATAGCGAAGATCGTGCGGTGATTGAGGCGATTCATGCTGAAGTGGATGCGATTGCGGCGGCGATTGATCTTGCGTACAGCCGTGTTAAGGCGGGCGGGCGTTTAATTTACATGGGGGCGGGTACCTCGGGGCGTTTGGGAGTGCTCGATGCCTCCGAATGCCTGCCAACCTTTGGCGTTGGAGAGGAATCGGTGATTGGAATGATTGCAGGGGGTGACCGTGCGCTCCGTCATCCGGTTGAAGCGGCGGAAGATAATCAAACGGCGGCGCGGGAGGATCTTGATCGCATTAATTTTAATTCAGGCGATGTGATCTGCGCGATTTCATCCTCTGGCAGAACACCTTATTGCATTGGCGCACTTGAGTATGCGGCCGAAAAAGGGGCGGCGACGATTGCGATTGCATGCGTTAAAGGAAGTGCGATTGGCAAAAAAGCGGATGTGGCGATTGAGGCAGTTGTCGGCCCTGAGGTGATTACCGGATCGACTCGAATGAAGGCCGGTTCGGCGCAGAAGATGATTCTCAATATGCTCTCGAGCGGGATTATGATTAAGTGGGGCAAAGTCTATCAAAATTGGATGGTCGATGTGCGAGCGACTAATCAAAAGTTAATTGAGCGTTCTCGGCAGATGATTATGGCGGCAACGGGGTGTGATTACTTCCGCGCAACGGTGCTGTTAGAGGAGAGTGGTGAACATGTGAAAACGGCCATTGTGATGGAGTTTTTGGGCGTTGATAGAGAAGGCGCACAGGCGGCGCTTAAGGCTCATGAGGGGCGGATTCATGCGGTATTATCGGCCTATGGGAAGACTCAAAACGGGAACGAGCGCGAGGAACAACATACTGATGAGTAA
- a CDS encoding PTS sugar transporter subunit IIC, which translates to MIEFLHKKGVTLSPRDYFITALSYMALGLFSSLLIGLIIKTLGEQIGVADFVEMGKFAMDPKIVGAAIGVAIAASLKAPPLVLFSAVFVGAFGNQIGGPVGSYIAVLIATELGKMVYRVTRVDIIVVPFTVFVVGFYVAKFVGVPIQELMTGLGELINWATTQRPFVMSILVATIMGLALTAPISSAAIAFMLGLDGVAAGAAVIGCSAQMIGFASISYRENGIGGFIAQGIGTSMLQIANIVKNPMILIPPTVAGIVAAPLAITIFEMTNNKAGAGMGTSGLVGQFMAFESMGFSMRTLILVLVFHVAIPMIVSLFVAGMMRRANLIKTGDMTLTYE; encoded by the coding sequence ATGATCGAGTTTTTGCATAAAAAAGGGGTGACGCTCTCCCCGCGAGATTACTTTATTACAGCGCTGAGTTATATGGCGCTTGGGCTGTTTTCATCGCTCTTAATTGGGCTCATTATTAAGACGCTCGGCGAGCAGATTGGCGTTGCGGATTTTGTGGAGATGGGGAAGTTTGCCATGGATCCGAAAATTGTTGGCGCTGCGATTGGGGTCGCCATTGCGGCAAGTCTTAAAGCGCCGCCGCTTGTTCTCTTTTCTGCGGTATTTGTCGGCGCGTTTGGCAATCAGATTGGCGGGCCGGTTGGGAGTTATATTGCGGTTTTAATCGCCACCGAACTTGGAAAAATGGTCTATCGGGTGACCCGCGTTGATATTATCGTCGTGCCCTTTACTGTCTTTGTGGTGGGCTTTTATGTGGCAAAATTTGTGGGCGTGCCGATTCAAGAATTGATGACGGGGCTTGGTGAGCTGATTAATTGGGCAACCACGCAACGCCCCTTTGTGATGTCGATTTTGGTGGCCACCATTATGGGGCTTGCGCTTACAGCGCCGATTTCAAGTGCTGCCATTGCTTTTATGCTCGGGCTTGATGGTGTCGCGGCGGGCGCTGCTGTGATCGGGTGTTCGGCGCAGATGATTGGCTTTGCATCGATCAGTTATCGCGAAAATGGGATTGGCGGTTTCATTGCGCAAGGAATCGGCACCTCGATGCTTCAAATTGCGAACATTGTGAAAAACCCGATGATCTTAATTCCCCCAACGGTGGCCGGAATTGTGGCTGCACCGCTTGCCATTACCATCTTTGAGATGACCAATAATAAAGCTGGTGCTGGGATGGGAACGAGCGGTCTTGTAGGGCAATTTATGGCATTTGAATCGATGGGCTTTTCCATGCGAACCTTAATTTTGGTGCTAGTGTTTCATGTGGCAATTCCGATGATTGTGAGCCTATTTGTCGCCGGAATGATGCGCCGTGCAAACCTGATTAAAACCGGTGACATGACACTGACCTACGAGTAA
- a CDS encoding YqfO family protein yields MYKLVFFVPDSHVEEVKEAIFATGAGKIGNYSHCSWQTLGQGQFKPLHGSDPFSGIQGNLSRCEEWRVELVLEKSLAKAAITALKKAHPYETPAFDLIELIDPF; encoded by the coding sequence ATGTATAAACTGGTCTTTTTTGTTCCCGATTCTCATGTGGAAGAGGTGAAAGAAGCGATCTTTGCAACGGGCGCTGGGAAAATTGGCAATTATTCGCACTGCTCCTGGCAAACACTCGGACAAGGGCAATTTAAGCCGCTTCACGGGAGCGATCCTTTTTCTGGCATTCAAGGCAATCTCTCTCGCTGCGAAGAGTGGCGCGTCGAACTTGTGTTAGAAAAATCGCTCGCAAAAGCGGCGATCACCGCTCTTAAAAAGGCCCATCCCTATGAAACGCCGGCGTTTGATCTTATTGAACTGATCGATCCTTTTTAA
- a CDS encoding FUSC family protein, giving the protein MSVKEKVWSMLREAIAVNERSFPWERAVGAGLSMALPIFIGLWLGQLQYGLIAGLGGFTYLYAFRLPYAHLSKRIFFVGASIVLASFLGSISSPYPVAVAIIMGLISAVMLFIFNALKFIGPSSIFFVLIFALTADMPEVGLSGALFRAGLVALGATLSWTIAMSGFLINPHRPEIQTLRRAYRQLMKLTESVGTPHFQHEKYLAMAAFKEVEETLMAGELPWSPSETYTRLLHLALEGNEYLLYLVNRYADEKEALPKEAMLFLDKVDQELKHNLKTVTELNVPALPDQKLTRHFEKMKVALKHPIHDLKPITLERRYTVFDILGNAFDRNSLVFITALRFGVITTIAALVAHSFDFTRSYWIPLSCVAIMSGATMVATFHRALQRSIGTLIGIIIASSILYFKPSGYPIAFFILFFTAVTELCIVKNYGLAVIFITPNALLLAETITGGEFAFFHFSTARIIDVVIGSAIGLLGVIIMGKRTASSRIPRILMRTLRNQSQMILLLFSKEKASTQAQVEARLVKMRTNLANLTALYDAAIGEIPKKRELIEYYWPIIYSMEKLAFLLERAAESKARPELSEYELATLLYLFETLANSARFDEMEAPKIIPTIPGFYSLEREIDTLQRAFMGDSKHAVQ; this is encoded by the coding sequence ATGAGCGTGAAAGAGAAAGTGTGGTCGATGTTGCGAGAAGCGATAGCCGTCAATGAGCGGTCGTTCCCGTGGGAGCGCGCAGTGGGCGCAGGATTATCGATGGCCTTGCCGATCTTTATTGGACTGTGGCTGGGGCAATTACAATATGGACTGATCGCCGGACTCGGTGGATTTACCTATCTCTACGCCTTCAGACTCCCCTACGCACATCTCTCCAAGCGGATATTTTTTGTCGGCGCATCGATCGTCCTTGCCTCATTTTTAGGCTCGATCTCCTCCCCCTATCCCGTCGCAGTCGCCATCATTATGGGACTTATCTCGGCGGTGATGCTCTTTATCTTTAACGCGCTTAAATTTATCGGCCCTTCGTCGATCTTTTTTGTGCTTATTTTCGCATTAACTGCCGATATGCCAGAAGTGGGATTATCCGGCGCCCTATTTCGCGCAGGGCTAGTCGCGCTCGGGGCAACGCTTTCGTGGACCATCGCCATGAGCGGCTTTTTAATCAATCCCCATCGCCCTGAAATTCAGACGTTAAGACGAGCCTATCGCCAATTAATGAAGCTTACCGAAAGTGTGGGAACGCCCCATTTTCAACATGAGAAATACCTCGCGATGGCGGCCTTTAAAGAGGTCGAAGAGACGCTCATGGCGGGAGAACTCCCTTGGTCGCCGTCGGAAACCTATACGCGCCTGCTTCATCTTGCACTTGAAGGCAATGAATATCTCCTCTATCTTGTCAATCGCTACGCTGATGAAAAGGAAGCGCTTCCAAAAGAGGCGATGCTATTTTTAGACAAGGTCGATCAGGAGCTCAAACACAACCTCAAAACCGTGACGGAGCTCAATGTTCCCGCACTACCCGATCAAAAACTCACCCGCCATTTTGAAAAGATGAAAGTGGCGTTAAAACACCCGATCCACGATCTAAAACCGATCACGCTTGAGCGCCGTTACACCGTATTTGATATTTTAGGAAACGCCTTTGATCGCAATTCCCTTGTCTTTATTACCGCCCTTCGTTTTGGCGTAATTACCACCATTGCCGCGCTGGTCGCCCATAGTTTCGACTTTACTCGCTCGTATTGGATTCCGCTATCGTGCGTTGCGATTATGTCAGGCGCAACGATGGTCGCCACCTTTCACCGCGCGTTACAACGCTCAATCGGGACGCTAATCGGGATTATTATTGCAAGTAGCATTCTCTATTTTAAGCCCTCCGGCTATCCCATTGCCTTTTTCATTCTCTTTTTTACCGCAGTGACCGAGCTCTGCATCGTTAAAAACTACGGCCTTGCGGTGATTTTTATTACCCCAAATGCACTCCTCCTTGCGGAAACCATTACCGGGGGCGAATTTGCCTTTTTCCACTTCTCAACGGCACGTATTATTGACGTTGTGATCGGGAGTGCGATCGGGCTTTTAGGCGTGATTATCATGGGAAAACGCACTGCCTCATCGAGAATCCCACGGATTTTAATGCGCACGCTTCGCAACCAATCACAGATGATTTTATTGCTCTTTTCTAAAGAGAAAGCGAGCACGCAAGCCCAAGTTGAAGCCCGCCTTGTTAAAATGCGCACTAACCTTGCCAACCTCACCGCACTCTACGATGCCGCAATTGGTGAAATCCCGAAAAAACGCGAATTGATCGAATACTATTGGCCGATTATCTACTCGATGGAAAAGCTCGCCTTTTTACTCGAACGCGCAGCCGAAAGTAAGGCGCGCCCGGAGCTCTCAGAGTATGAGCTTGCTACCTTGCTTTATCTCTTTGAAACGTTAGCAAACTCTGCTAGATTTGATGAGATGGAAGCCCCGAAAATCATCCCCACGATTCCAGGATTTTATAGCCTCGAGCGAGAGATTGACACCTTACAACGCGCCTTTATGGGAGATTCGAAACATGCAGTTCAATAA
- a CDS encoding DUF1287 domain-containing protein — protein sequence MQFNKKQTLSGLIWIGIMSFSSIGWAQNPVSNAAKSIIDPSVIYDGSYQSIAYPNGDVAADRGVCSDVIVRAYRTLNIDLQSAVHNDMRTHFNAYPSQRMWGLSKPDKNIDHRRVPNLETFLTRQGASLPITKNPDNYRAGDIVSWRLHNGLPHIGIVIDERSQDKKRPLVVHNIGQGQIAEDVLFEWKIVGHFRYLPK from the coding sequence ATGCAGTTCAATAAAAAACAGACACTCTCCGGCCTAATTTGGATCGGCATCATGAGTTTTTCCAGCATCGGATGGGCTCAAAATCCCGTATCAAATGCCGCGAAATCCATTATTGATCCGAGCGTGATTTACGATGGTTCCTATCAATCGATCGCCTATCCCAATGGCGATGTTGCAGCGGATCGCGGTGTCTGCTCTGATGTCATTGTCCGTGCCTATCGCACGCTCAATATCGATCTGCAATCGGCGGTTCACAATGATATGCGCACTCATTTTAATGCCTATCCGAGTCAACGCATGTGGGGGCTTTCAAAACCCGATAAAAATATTGACCATCGCCGCGTGCCGAATCTTGAAACCTTTTTAACCCGCCAAGGCGCAAGTCTTCCCATCACGAAAAACCCTGATAATTACAGAGCCGGCGACATTGTTTCCTGGCGCCTACATAACGGCCTGCCCCATATTGGCATTGTTATTGATGAGCGCTCACAAGATAAAAAGCGCCCGCTCGTAGTGCATAATATCGGCCAAGGACAGATCGCCGAAGATGTACTTTTTGAGTGGAAAATCGTCGGGCATTTTAGATATTTGCCAAAATAA
- a CDS encoding serine hydrolase produces the protein MQKMLQGVVRQKEASVKRLALLVGLSLSMSGAFAHDVINPHKDEQIGTVEEVYDGRLMPDIQANTFRNIDRLYPTAKVAHDPENIRALPKADFQISNVIFESNGTKYDLYDYVSINRVSGLIVIKDGKVYYEDYQLGNHDKTRWMSMSVVKSITATLIGIALNDGYINDIDDPIVTYLPELTGSSYDGVTVRHLLQMASGVAWNETYTDPNSDRRAMLAVQNAQIPGGVLELMAKLPRAAEPGTRWNYSTGETHVAGALVKAAVGKPVSEYLSERIWKKAGMESDATWWLESEDGLEVGGSGLQAVLRDYARFGLFLIENGEVKGEKLLPDGWLKEAGSPKVINGETIEYGYMLWPIEEAEGTVNEGAFTAEGIFGQQIYMNPRENVVIAAWGAQPKPTGKETIDSYEFFAALVNTIKENEAQ, from the coding sequence ATGCAAAAAATGTTACAAGGAGTTGTGCGTCAAAAAGAGGCTAGTGTAAAGCGTCTTGCATTACTGGTAGGATTATCTCTGTCGATGAGTGGTGCATTTGCACACGATGTGATTAATCCCCATAAAGATGAACAAATTGGTACGGTGGAAGAGGTCTATGATGGTCGCCTAATGCCCGATATTCAGGCCAATACATTCCGCAATATTGATCGGCTTTATCCCACGGCAAAAGTAGCTCATGATCCAGAGAATATTCGCGCGTTACCGAAGGCAGACTTTCAAATTTCAAATGTGATTTTTGAATCAAATGGGACAAAATACGATCTTTACGATTATGTATCGATCAATCGTGTGAGTGGGCTGATTGTGATTAAAGATGGTAAAGTCTATTACGAGGATTATCAACTTGGCAATCATGATAAAACGCGCTGGATGTCGATGTCGGTAGTGAAATCAATTACCGCGACACTGATTGGAATTGCCCTTAATGACGGGTATATCAACGATATTGATGATCCGATTGTAACTTATCTGCCCGAGCTTACGGGAAGCAGTTATGATGGCGTTACTGTGCGCCATTTATTGCAGATGGCATCAGGCGTTGCATGGAATGAAACCTATACCGATCCAAACTCAGATCGTAGAGCGATGCTCGCAGTGCAAAATGCCCAAATTCCGGGCGGTGTGTTGGAGCTTATGGCTAAACTCCCTCGTGCAGCAGAGCCGGGTACGCGCTGGAATTATAGTACCGGTGAAACCCACGTTGCAGGTGCACTTGTTAAGGCGGCGGTCGGAAAGCCGGTGAGTGAGTATCTCTCAGAGCGTATTTGGAAAAAGGCGGGGATGGAGTCTGATGCGACGTGGTGGCTTGAGTCTGAAGATGGTTTAGAAGTCGGTGGAAGCGGTTTGCAAGCAGTGCTTCGTGATTATGCTCGCTTTGGGCTTTTCTTGATTGAAAATGGGGAGGTTAAAGGGGAGAAGCTATTGCCCGATGGTTGGCTTAAAGAGGCGGGTTCACCGAAAGTTATTAATGGTGAAACGATTGAGTATGGTTATATGCTGTGGCCGATTGAAGAGGCAGAAGGTACAGTCAATGAAGGCGCTTTCACCGCTGAAGGAATCTTTGGACAGCAGATCTATATGAATCCGCGTGAAAATGTCGTCATTGCGGCATGGGGTGCGCAGCCCAAACCTACAGGTAAAGAGACGATCGATAGCTACGAATTTTTCGCGGCCCTTGTCAATACCATTAAAGAGAATGAGGCGCAATAA
- the lysS gene encoding lysine--tRNA ligase: MTDITQNADIEMNENHLIAERREKLAKIRDEKQVAFPNDFRKDTVSTELHKACEGLDRDALKEKGMHVKMAGRMMAKRLFGKGGFIQLRDKAGDIQLFVNTKLIGEEAFEEFKTWDLGDIVAVEGEVSRSDKGELTVRAQTLRLLTKSLRPLPDKFHGLTDVEARYRQRYLDLIMNPETRETFRKRNLILRTLRNFFDKEGFEEVETPMMHPIPGGANAKPFVTHHNALDMEFYLRIAPELYLKRLIVGGMEKVFEVNRNFRNEGVSTRHNPEFTMVEWYWAYADYQDMMNFTDELMKEIALAVNEGENAQIHYQGYDIDFGKPAERMTVQESIIRYTDDAKEFDLNTREGVAAYADKHDIHYDKNDCWGKILMEIFDEKVEEQLLLPTFITGYPLAVSPLARQNDENPLITDRFEYFIGGREVGNGYSELNDAEDQHARFMAQVADKDAGDDEAMHYDKDFVTALEYGMPPTAGEGIGVDRLVMIFTDSESIRDVLLFPHMRVK; encoded by the coding sequence ATGACGGATATTACACAAAACGCAGATATTGAGATGAATGAAAACCACCTAATTGCGGAGCGTCGCGAGAAGCTTGCGAAGATCCGTGATGAGAAACAGGTTGCGTTTCCCAATGATTTTAGAAAAGACACGGTCTCAACGGAGCTTCACAAAGCGTGTGAAGGGTTAGATCGCGATGCGCTAAAAGAGAAGGGAATGCACGTGAAGATGGCGGGCCGCATGATGGCTAAGCGTCTTTTCGGTAAGGGTGGATTTATCCAATTGCGCGATAAAGCCGGTGATATCCAGCTCTTTGTGAATACCAAATTAATCGGTGAAGAGGCGTTTGAAGAGTTCAAAACATGGGACTTAGGTGACATTGTTGCTGTTGAAGGGGAGGTCTCTCGCTCGGATAAAGGGGAGCTAACCGTTCGCGCCCAAACACTGCGTCTTTTAACGAAATCACTGCGCCCACTTCCGGATAAATTCCACGGCTTAACGGATGTTGAAGCCCGTTATCGTCAGCGTTATCTTGATTTGATTATGAATCCTGAAACGCGCGAAACCTTCAGAAAACGCAATCTTATCCTGCGCACCTTACGCAATTTCTTCGATAAAGAAGGCTTTGAAGAGGTGGAAACCCCAATGATGCACCCGATTCCTGGGGGTGCAAATGCGAAACCATTTGTTACGCATCATAATGCGCTGGATATGGAATTTTATCTTCGTATCGCGCCAGAACTTTATTTAAAACGCCTTATTGTGGGTGGAATGGAAAAAGTCTTTGAGGTGAACCGAAATTTTCGTAACGAAGGAGTATCAACCCGTCATAACCCTGAATTTACCATGGTTGAGTGGTATTGGGCCTATGCCGATTATCAAGATATGATGAACTTTACCGATGAGCTCATGAAAGAGATTGCGCTTGCGGTCAATGAAGGCGAAAACGCACAAATTCATTATCAAGGCTATGACATCGATTTTGGCAAACCCGCTGAACGCATGACGGTACAAGAGTCGATTATTCGTTATACCGATGATGCGAAAGAGTTTGATCTTAACACGCGCGAAGGCGTTGCGGCGTATGCGGATAAACATGATATCCACTACGATAAAAACGATTGCTGGGGTAAAATCCTCATGGAGATCTTTGATGAAAAAGTGGAAGAGCAATTATTACTTCCAACCTTTATCACAGGTTACCCATTAGCGGTATCACCGCTTGCGCGTCAAAATGATGAGAATCCTCTTATCACTGACCGTTTTGAATATTTCATTGGCGGCCGCGAAGTGGGCAATGGATACTCGGAGCTTAACGATGCGGAAGATCAGCACGCACGCTTTATGGCGCAAGTAGCCGATAAAGATGCCGGCGATGATGAAGCGATGCATTACGATAAAGACTTCGTTACCGCGCTTGAATACGGCATGCCACCAACCGCCGGTGAAGGAATCGGCGTGGACCGTTTAGTGATGATCTTCACGGATTCAGAATCGATCCGCGACGTGTTACTTTTCCCTCACATGCGTGTAAAATAA